The following proteins come from a genomic window of Pleuronectes platessa chromosome 2, fPlePla1.1, whole genome shotgun sequence:
- the LOC128446361 gene encoding serine/threonine-protein kinase pim-2-like, which produces MVLELQLYNTDANNGESAKMPAESAPSSDGFSQDEIKLLLGNTYRSDLEAKYQWGLRLEQSSSVCVYAGVRTSDGFSVVIKYLREPKVVRLAVRLRGRRYYIPTEVVLMHKAAGGPELVGKSAAVNLLEWYDLDTVIVLVMEKPILSENLLCYMKENIDLRDESKAKMIMKQLLEAAIDLQKKGVFHRDLKPENIVVELGSAVPRVRITDFGSGCIFNNIQYYYLPGTKTRAPPEFLIRREYRPGPITVWQLGALLFEMLDESIRFSTQGFLKKEIQIRSELSHGKD; this is translated from the exons ATGGTCCTTGAGTTGCAGTTGTACAACACTGATGCCAACAATGGTGAATCAGCCAAGATGCCAGCGGAGAGCGCCCCAAGCTCAGATGGATTCTCCCAAGATGAGATCAAGTTGCTATTGGGCAATACCTACAGAA gTGACCTCGAGGCCAAATACCAGTGGGGTCTAAGGCTTGAACAGTCAAGCTCTGTATGTGTTTATGCTGGCGTGAGAACATCAGATGGATTTTCA GTGGTGATAAAATACCTCCGTGAACCCAAAGTGGTACGTCTTGCAGTG AGGTTAAGGGGGAGGCGGTATTATATCCCCACAGAGGTCGTCCTTATGCACAAAGCCGCCGGTGGACCAGAGTTGGTGGGCAAATCTGCGGCCGTGAATTTACTGGAGTGGTATGACTTGGACACTGTTATTGTTTTAGTGATGGAGAAACCAATCCTCAGTGAAAACCTCCTGTGCTACATGAAGGAGAACATTGATCTGAGGGACGAGAGCAAGGCAAAG ATGATCATGAAACAGCTGTTGGAGGCAGCCATCGATTTACAGAAAAAGGGCGTCTTCCACCGAGATCTCAAACCAGAAAATATTGTGGTTGAATTGGGCTCTGCTGTTCCTCGAGTGCGGATCACTGACTTCGGATCTGGCTGCATTTTCAACAACATCCAATACTACTACTTGCCTG GAACCAAAACTCGTGCTCCTCCAGAGTTTCTCATCAGAAGGGAGTACAGGCCCGGCCCCATCACAGTCTGGCAGTTGGGGGCACTGCTTTTTGAGATGCTAGATGAATCCATACGGTTTTCCACCCAAGGGTTCCTCAAGAAGGAAATTCAAATTAGGAGTGAGCTGTCCCATGGTAAGGACTAG